In Xiphophorus couchianus chromosome 24, X_couchianus-1.0, whole genome shotgun sequence, a single genomic region encodes these proteins:
- the LOC114141057 gene encoding SH3 domain-binding protein 4-A-like, which produces MAAHRIIRVNHNHILPRCKSEGTLIELDEGPAGASLSDVKVPSPSALKLDSQDSLGAAQEVVAIKDYCPSSFTTLKFSKGDRLYVLDTSGGEWWYAHNNTEMGYIPAAYVQPVNFRNSSLSDSGMIDSLGEGYDDGGKEFGGLGEWMGMSLKPSTIYNNTPFSVNPFICPLNQNSKDVSVRNSADLIYLESLASPSSCSNSCSIMSNGFSSCHINSLNSTSPNQEVTSNFQSENPFFKSKRSHSLSELSVLQAQSNPTLPSSGFFTGLTAPLPEQFQSREDFRTAWLNHRKLARSCHDLDSLGQSPGWGQTQPVETNIVCRLDCNGGVVQLPDTHISVHIPEGHVGHGDYQQISMKALLDPPLELNSNRCTTVSPVVEIKLSNMETKSFLTLEIKVSVAVKKESCHAADVLCVRSDCKEGPYTPIPNAYIFKDTVQVQLDSLEPCMYVAVVVQAQYVGHNTTVWDHVQRKVSLGVYGPKHIHPSFKTVVAMFGHDCAPKTLLVNDVTWQAASTPPVALQLWGKHQFVLPFPQDLQIGLYSNMTNYQVKASEGTGIIRGFQVKLGKVSRLLFMITSHNPSSISDFTLRVQVKDALDCILTQFCVQTPQPPPKTEARITGQRRFLKKREVDKIVLSPLAVTSKHPKFQDRCVTNLKFGKLIKTVIRQHKNMYLLEYKKGDVIALLSEEKIKLRGQLRTKEWYIGYYQGKLGLVHAKNVLVLGKVKPIYWCGPDLTTTMLLDQILKPCKFLTYIYATVRTVLMENVGSWRAFADALGYGNLPLNYFCRTELDNEPERVALVLEKLKEECTNMENKERKSFQRELMMALLKMDCQGLVAKLVLDFVLLTTAVEVASRWRELAEKLARVSRQQMEAYEGPHRDKNGVLDNESMWKPAYDFLLTWAAHVGDSYRDVIQELHHGLDKMRNPITKRWKHLTGALILVNCLDTLRSAAFCPTGYGDFAV; this is translated from the exons ATGGCTGCCCATCGAATCATTCGAGTGAACCACAATCACATCCTCCCTCGCTGTAAGTCTGAGGGGACGCTCATCGAGCTGGATGAGGGGCCGGCCGGGGCCAGTCTCAGTGACGTTAAAG tgccttctcccagtgcctTAAAGCTTGACAGTCAAGACTCCCTTGGAGCTGCTCAGGAAGTGGTCGCTATCAAGGATTATTGCCCAAGCAGCTTCACCACCCTGAAGTTCTCCAAGGGGGATCGCCTCTACGTGCTGGACACGTCAGGCGGGGAATGGTGGTACGCCCACAACAACACAGAGATGGGATACATCCCAGCCGCCTACGTCCAGCCAGTCAACTTCAGGAACTCTTCGCTAAGCGACAGTGGGATGATTGACAGCCTCGGGGAGGGGTATGATGATGGTGGGAAGGAGTTTGGAGGTCTTGGGGAGTGGATGGGGATGAGCCTGAAGCCCTCCACCATTTACAACAACACCCCGTTTTCTGTGAACCCTTTCATCTGTCCActaaatcaaaactccaaagacgTAAGCGTGAGGAACTCGGCGGATCTTATCTACTTGGAGTCTCTGGCGTCACCGTCGTCTTGTTCTAACAGTTGTTCAATCATGAGCAACGGGTTTAGCAGCTGCCATATTAATAGCCTCAACTCAACCAGTCCAAACCAAGAGGTTACATCCAACTTCCAGAGTGAAAACCccttttttaaaagcaaacgTTCCCACAGTCTATCAGAACTCTCTGTCTTACAGGCACAGTCGAATCCAACTTTACCTTCGTCTGGGTTCTTTACGGGCCTGACGGCTCCTTTACCGGAGCAGTTTCAGAGCAGAGAGGACTTCCGGACTGCCTGGTTGAACCACAGAAAATTGGCTCGGTCTTGCCATGACCTGGACTCTTTGGGCCAGAGTCCTGGATGGGGGCAGACCCAACCGGTGGAGACCAATATTGTCTGCCGGTTGGACTGTAACGGAGGAGTTGTTCAGCTTCCTGACACACACATCAGCGTACACATCCCTGAGGGCCACGTCGGTCATGGAGACTACCAGCAGATCTCCATGAAAGCCTTACTGGACCCCCCTCTGGAGCTGAACAGCAACCGCTGCACCACGGTAAGCCCAGTGGTGGAGATCAAGCTCAGCAACATGGAGACAAAGTCATTCCTAACACTAGAGATAAAAGTGTCAGTGGCTGTGAAGAAGGAGAGTTGTCATGCTGCCGATGTACTTTGTGTGCGCAGTGACTGCAAGGAAGGACCTTACACCCCGATTCCCAATGCCTACATCTTCAAAGACACAGTTCAGGTACAGCTGGACAGTCTGGAGCCTTGCATGTATGTAGCGGTTGTTGTTCAGGCACAGTACGTCGGACACAACACGACAGTCTGGGACCATGTGCAGAGGAAAGTCAGTCTGGGTGTTTACGGACCCAAACACATCCATCCCTCATTCAAGACAGTTGTGGCTATGTTCGGGCATGACTGTGCCCCCAAAACCTTGTTGGTGAATGATGTGACATGGCAGGCGGCCTCGACTCCACCTGTGGCGCTGCAGCTGTGGGGGAAGCATCAGTTTGTGTTGCCGTTCCCTCAGGACCTGCAGATTGGACTCTACTCCAACATGACCAACTACCAGGTGAAGGCGAGTGAAGGAACCGGGATAATACGGGGGTTTCAGGTGAAGCTAGGGAAGGTTAGCAGGCTCCTCTTCATGATCACGTCGCACAACCCCAGCAGTATCTCAGACTTTACTCTCAGGGTCCAGGTTAAGGATGCTTTAGACTGCATCTTGACCCAATTCTGCGTCCAGACGCCACAGCCGCCACCAAAAACTGAAGCAAGGATCACTGGCCAGCGGAGATTCCTGAAAAAGAGAGAGGTCGATAAGATCGTACTGTCGCCTCTGGCTGTCACCTCAAAACACCCAAAGTTTCAGGATCGGTGTGTTACCAACCTGAAGTTTGGTAAGCTGATTAAAACGGTGATCAGGCAGCATAAGAACATGTACCTGCTGGAGTACAAGAAGGGGGATGTTATCGCCTTGCTCAGCGAGGAGAAAATCAAGCTGCGAGGGCAGCTCCGGACCAAGGAGTGGTACATCGGATACTACCAGGGAAAGCTGGGGCTGGTTCATGCTAAGAACGTTCTTGTTCTTGGTAAAGTCAAGCCCATTTACTGGTGTGGGCCAGACCTCACCACCACAATGTTGCTGGATCAGATCCTGAAGCCTTGCAAGTTCCTCACCTACATCTACGCAACTGTGAGGACGGTCCTGATGGAGAACGTGGGCAGCTGGAGGGCATTTGCAGATGCACTTGGATACGGGAACCTGCCCCTGAATTATTTTTGTCGGACAGAACTGGACAATGAGCCGGAGAGAGTGGCGTTGGTTCTGGAGAAGCTAAAGGAAGAGTGTACTAACATGGAGAACAAGGAGAGGAAGTCCTTCCAACGGGAACTCATGATG GCATTGCTGAAGATGGACTGCCAGGGTTTGGTGGCTAAGCTGGTGCTGGACTTTGTCTTGCTGACCACAGCGGTGGAGGTGGCGTCCAGGTGGAGGGAGCTGGCCGAGAAGCTGGCCCGAGTTTCCAGGCAGCAGATGGAGGCTTATGAGGGTCCGCACCGCGACAAGAACGGCGTCCTGGACAACGAG TCCATGTGGAAACCAGCGTATGATTTCCTGCTGACGTGGGCGGCCCACGTTGGGGACAGCTACCGGGACGTGATCCAGGAACTCCACCACGGCCTGGACAAAATGAGGAACCCCATCACTAAGAGGTGGAAACACCTGACGGGGGCGCTGATCCTCGTAAACTGCCTCGATACCCTCCGCAGTGCCGCTTTCTGCCCCACCGGCTATGGGGACTTTGCTGTTTGA
- the s100b gene encoding protein S100-B, giving the protein MSDLETSIATIIAVFQKYSEREGDKHKLKKSELKDLLHDELPDLMAHVKDQSTLDGLMESLDADGDSECNFQEFMTFVSVVTVCCHEFFEHEEE; this is encoded by the exons ATGTCTGACCTTGAGACCTCCATAGCCACCATTATCGCCGTTTTCCAGAAATACTCCGAGAGAGAAGGAGACAAGCACAAACTGAAGAAGAGCGAGCTGAAGGATCTTCTTCACGACGAGCTGCCAGACCTGATGGCG CACGTCAAAGACCAGTCCACGCTGGACGGCCTGATGGAGAGTCTGGACGCCGACGGCGACTCTGAGTGCAACTTCCAGGAGTTCATGACATTCGTCTCCGTGGTTACCGTCTGTTGCCACGAGTTCTTCGAGCACGAAGAAGAGTGA
- the gypc gene encoding glycophorin-C: MNSYSTPSPLTQPSTDEYSTVSDLVTKIGKKDIYSSTEDLAALIGGIITVVLLVFLCTIAVLLWCLSRQKGSYVTNETEDDDEEDNEDDESVGSDVALQSKEPLKTDKED, from the exons ATGAACTCTTACTCGACTCCCTCTCCTCTGACTCAACCATCAACTGACGAATATTCAACCGTTTCAGATCTTGTGACCAAGATTGGAAAAAAAG ataTCTACAGCAGCACAGAGGATTTAGCAGCCTTAATCGGAG GTATCATCACTGTGGTGCTGCTGGTCTTCCTCTGCACCATCGCCGTCTTGCTGTGGTGTCTGTCCAGACAAAAAGGCTCGTATGTCACCAACGAGACGGAGGATGATGACGAGGAAGACAACGAAGATGATGAGTCTGTCGGCTCTGACGTGGCGCTTCAGTCCAAAGAACCTCTGAAGACGGACAAAGAGGACTGA